The genome window GTGCGCGAGCTAACCGGAGATGTCTACTACGGGGAACCGCGGGGCGTTCGGACACTTGCGGGAGGCGAGCGTCAGGCCTTCAACACCATGGTCTATCGCGAGTCGGAGATAGATCGCATCGCTCGGGTGGCATTTAAGCTTGCGGTGCAGCGTCGCGGGCGAGTGTGCTCGGTCGACAAAGCCAACGTGCTCGAAGCAAGCCAGCTTTGGCGGCAGGTCGTCGTTGATGTAGCCAGTGAGTTTCCCGGCGTCGAGCTAACCCACATGTACGTCGACAATGCGGCGATGCAGTTGGCGCGGCGCCCCACGCAATTCGATGTTTTGCTCACGCCGAACCTGTTCGGGGATATACTGTCCGACCTGGCCGCGATGCTGACGGGATCCATCG of Pseudomonadota bacterium contains these proteins:
- a CDS encoding 3-isopropylmalate dehydrogenase, which codes for VRELTGDVYYGEPRGVRTLAGGERQAFNTMVYRESEIDRIARVAFKLAVQRRGRVCSVDKANVLEASQLWRQVVVDVASEFPGVELTHMYVDNAAMQLARRPTQFDVLLTPNLFGDILSDLAAMLTGSIGMLPSASVNQSGKGLYEPIHGSAPAIAGQNSANPLGTILSVAMMLQYSLGAPLMAERVERAVAGVLRQGVRTQDIAAPGESSAGTGEMGNAVVNAL